cctcggtttcacctctttctttgtaagcaagtacttaagtgttgcatgatcagaaaagacaacaacttttgtaccaattagataagagcgaaatttttccaatgcaaatacaatagctaacaactctttttcagcgGTTATGTAGTTTTGCTGGGCctcattgagtgtcctagaagcataataaatggcatgaggtatcttccccacacgctgcccaagcaccgcaccaaccgcatagtcacttgcatcacacatgatctcaaaaggcttgctccaatccggtggtttaatgataggggccgagatcaaaagttctttcaaacgattgaataccaccacacacttttcatcaaagttaaaaaccacatctttctgcaataagttgcaaagtggtgatgctatcttggaaaaatccttgatgaatctacgataaaaacctgcatgaccaagaaaagagtgtatctccctcaccgtagtgggaggggttaatacacgaataaggtctatcttagatttatcaacttccaagcctttagaagatattatatggcttAAAagtatgccatgagttaccataaaatgacacttctcccaattcagcacaagatttgtttcaacacatcgttcaaggactagtgacaaattgttcaagaaaaggtcaaatgaatcaccaaagacactaaagtcatccatgaacACTTCAatgatgttttcaacatattttgaaaggatacttaccatacacctttggaaagtagatggagcattgcacaagccaaaagacGTCCtcttataagcaaaagtaccgaatggacaagtgaaagtggttttctcttgatcctccggcgctatcacaatctgattgtaccctgaatatccaacaagaaaacaataataagagtgtccagctaaacgttcaagcatttgatcaataaaaggtaaatgaaagtgatccttcctagtggtgacattcaattttctgtaatcaatacaaaccctccaaccggtttgcacacgagttgggacaagttcgttcttatcattctccaccaccgtcacacctgatttctttggcacTACTtataccgggctcacccacttgctatcggatatgggtagataacacccacgtccaaaagcttgagtatctcctttttcacaacttccatcatgatAGGGGGGGGTTCAAACAACGTTGCGCTTTCCTCGTAGGCTTTGcgtcgtcctccaaacggatcttGTGCAATACAAACGGCATGGCTTATACCCTTGAAATCAGCAATTGTCCGTCCAATGGCCGTCTTGTATGTCTTTAACACCCTTGGAAGTTttttctcctgtaattcactaagctcattaGAAACTATCACAGGTAAGTTTCCTTGTCCCCCAACTACAAGTACTTttggtgatcgggaagaggtttcaattctaactttggagatttaacaacagaaggtacaagcttttcatcactgcatggtaaggaaataaaagagatattatgagtttccgagcATACTTTTAGTgagttaagatcaccaagggcttccttgacttcgttacaacactctacaccattatccatggatgtagttaaaacggtttccaaagcatcatcaccattcaattcaaacacttgttgtgccaatatATCCAATACATCAATGGAGAaccaagagtggacatcactaggatatatcatcgtctcgaaaatgttgaaacgtattgtttatccatcaaattccatagttagcgttcccttgtccacatcaataatggttttcgccgttttcatgaagggacgcccaagtagcaatggaatacACGAatccggtgacccttcattcatctctagcACGCAAAAGTCAGttggaaatactagttgattaatctgcacaagaacatcctcaacaatacccattgggtagacattagagcgaccggttaattgcaatacaattatTGACTTTTTAAGATGACCTaaatcaagtgaattatacatagatgcaggcataacatttatGGATGCAccaaaatccaacatagctttatcAAATGTAATGTTACAAAtcttgacgggaatgtcaaagctaccaggATCCTTGCATTTAAGTGGGAGTCTGTGTTGCAAGATTTCCAAAGcgttctcccccacacttagaactTCATTTCCCTTGAGCCTTTTCTTATTGGtgcacaagtccttcaacacctttgcgtACTTGGGAACTTTCTTGATAAcatctatgagtggtatgttcacatggatcttcttgagaacgtttaaaatctccttttctagttccgccttcttggaatttgcaaatctgcgaggtaaaggtagaggaggaacataagtagaaaccgaagttttagagttaggaataggtacctcagaagtttgggtagaatcatcattcttctcctccaaaacaggttcctttagtgtttccaccttgcccgaatcagtaacttcgggttgcataatttGTGTACCACTTCTCGACGTGATAGCATTGACATCCCCTTTTGGGTTAacaggttgagaagggagtttcccaccattttgtgccttcaattggTTCAACTTAGTAGCTAGGGAACCAACTTGTGTTTGCAATTCCTTGATTGCACTCTTGGTCTCTTGTTGACTTTGTTGGAGCATTGTACTAACGCCTTGCATCGagatcggaaccttgattttgagttgattgttgttgttgttttttttttttttgataagtcaaaaattgtattaatcaaAAGAAATATTTACAAGGTAGTGTGAGACAAAAGAGGTCACAACAACCCCAAAAACTCTCAAAAACTACTTAAAACGAAAATAAGCAACATTTGGTAACTCAATAGAGCGTAAAAAATCTGGTCGGTCTACATAATACATGCCCACACCATTTCCTAAATTACAACCTCTTCTAGCCATTTTATCAGTAGCAAAATTTCCTTCACGAAACGAATGCACAAATCTAATAGAGTCATTTCTAGCACAAACATCCTCCCACCTTTGTTGAACAAACCACATCAAAGTTTTTTTCTCCAAAATGTTGATCACGCTTGCAGAATTCGATCTAATGAGAATCTTACGAAAACCCCATTGAACCGCCCACTCAAGGACAACTACAATACAATAAAGCTCAGCCAAAAATTTGGACGTAATGCCCATCCCAATTTCCATAGATCCTACAACACCACATCTAGTGTCTCTTGCTACAACTCCAGCACCAGCCACGCCTGGATTATTCCTAGAGGCCCTGTCACAGCACAATAACATCTCCCGTTGGTCTGGAGGAAACCAACAACACTGAATTGGATCATACTGCTTAACCCTTCTGAATTTAACCCGGAAGTAGTTCATTACACGTAAGTCATCAACTGTGTTGTGCATGAACCCTTTCATGCGAACAGAGTATTCATGCATTAGGTGAAAAAAACGTTTTTGAAACACGGACCAACAAGGACTCTTCTTCTCATACACTTTCTTGTTTCATGTAAACCACAGCTTTGAATGAACCACTAAGTTTGCTACCAGCTACAAATCTTTGAACATTCTACTCCTACCCTTTGTTGCTTTGTTAGAAGCAAGTAAA
This is a stretch of genomic DNA from Papaver somniferum cultivar HN1 chromosome 1, ASM357369v1, whole genome shotgun sequence. It encodes these proteins:
- the LOC113356133 gene encoding uncharacterized protein LOC113356133 → MHEYSVRMKGFMHNTVDDLRVMNYFRVKFRRVKQYDPIQCCWFPPDQREMLLCCDRASRNNPGVAGAGVVARDTRCGVVGSMEIGMGITSKFLAELYCIVVVLEWAVQWGFRKILIRSNSASVINILEKKTLMWFVQQRWEDVCARNDSIRFVHSFREGNFATDKMARRGCNLGNGVGMYYVDRPDFLRSIELPNVAYFRFK